From a region of the Methanolobus tindarius DSM 2278 genome:
- a CDS encoding class I SAM-dependent methyltransferase codes for MKESLIPKIRPQISNEIAETLFITLYMRSEETKNPGGIISDPTAEDLVSKIDYDFSKFSKGKMSGIGTSIRVRHFDTKVSGFIEKHQHPVVVLIGCGLDTRYQRLSNSKKAVFYELDLPEVIKLRQILLPAKSNQKYISASMLESEWMEILADNHPQGNFIFVIEGVLMYFSKSQVKSVICNLASHFPGSEIHFDAVSQWACKHSKWHDTIKHVKADFVWGLNDVSEIECWNSNIKHRDTLYYMDVEKKRWGMKGHFMSLIPTFRKSSCILHYDVVS; via the coding sequence ATGAAAGAATCTTTAATTCCTAAAATAAGGCCTCAGATTTCAAATGAAATAGCTGAGACTTTATTTATCACTTTATACATGCGAAGCGAAGAGACTAAAAATCCGGGTGGAATTATCAGTGACCCGACAGCTGAAGATCTTGTCAGCAAAATCGATTATGACTTTTCAAAATTCAGCAAAGGAAAAATGAGTGGTATCGGGACTTCAATAAGAGTTCGTCACTTTGATACTAAAGTGTCTGGCTTTATTGAAAAACACCAGCATCCTGTGGTTGTCCTGATAGGCTGCGGGCTTGATACACGTTACCAGAGACTTTCTAACAGCAAAAAGGCTGTTTTCTATGAGCTTGATCTTCCTGAGGTCATAAAATTAAGACAGATCCTTTTGCCGGCAAAGTCAAATCAGAAGTACATAAGTGCTTCAATGCTTGAAAGCGAATGGATGGAGATACTGGCAGACAATCATCCTCAGGGTAATTTTATTTTTGTAATTGAAGGAGTGTTGATGTATTTCTCAAAGTCTCAGGTAAAATCTGTGATCTGTAATCTTGCCAGTCATTTTCCGGGTTCTGAAATCCATTTTGATGCAGTAAGCCAGTGGGCTTGTAAGCATTCAAAATGGCATGATACTATTAAGCATGTTAAAGCAGATTTTGTCTGGGGTCTGAACGATGTTTCTGAAATCGAATGCTGGAATTCAAATATTAAACATCGTGATACTCTTTACTACATGGATGTGGAGAAAAAAAGATGGGGCATGAAAGGTCATTTTATGAGCCTTATACCCACATTCAGGAAATCGTCCTGTATTCTTCATTATGATGTTGTTTCATAA